In Streptomyces sp. NBC_00569, a single genomic region encodes these proteins:
- a CDS encoding oxidoreductase: MVDGTGIGDPPDGLTGTEIGMWQAFRNGSVYDLSSGDPDVDDPHGGQAWGPGRSVRARIVAWLLLDGPPALSGRVASLKLTGVQITDALDVSGGVVVPYVELKRCRFEKEILVPEARFTTLRLVDCSIPRLEGARVHTEGDLHLPRCRFHSGVRLTDAHIGTDLLLNQAVVYRDRRGKSIMADGMSVGQDLQAEMLETHGELSLRGAQIGVSLSLRGSRLSNAYGSRALNAPQLTVERSLYLTPAGVGNPLQTSGTTPARGTRVQRFECQGGVRLDDGRFGDAVDLDQARFHLDNDQEVSLRRIQTPELRFLCERPQRGRVVLSGAKVVNLIDRAASWPGPGGLRVGGFTYENLIPSGPFPLSRRLEWLSAATPEYSPEPYEKLATVLRNSGEDADAREVLLAKQRRRRETLPPAAKIWGYIQDWTVAYGYRPGRAAVWMAVLWAASTLAFSHASHPAIKPGEAPHWSPALFSLDLILPVIDLGQDGYWQLQGGWQWAATVLILLGWILATTVAAGATRLLRRN, from the coding sequence GTGGTCGACGGTACGGGCATCGGTGACCCGCCGGACGGTCTCACGGGCACCGAGATCGGCATGTGGCAGGCCTTCCGCAACGGCAGTGTCTACGACCTGAGCTCGGGCGACCCGGACGTCGACGACCCGCACGGCGGACAGGCCTGGGGGCCCGGCCGCAGTGTGCGGGCGCGGATCGTGGCCTGGCTGCTGCTCGACGGGCCGCCCGCGCTGTCCGGGCGTGTCGCGTCGCTCAAGCTCACGGGCGTACAGATCACCGACGCGCTCGACGTCTCGGGCGGCGTCGTCGTGCCGTACGTCGAGCTGAAGCGGTGCCGCTTCGAGAAGGAGATCCTGGTTCCCGAGGCCCGGTTCACCACCCTGCGCCTGGTCGACTGCTCGATCCCCCGCCTGGAGGGCGCCCGCGTCCACACGGAGGGCGATCTCCATCTGCCGCGCTGCCGCTTCCACAGCGGCGTACGCCTCACCGACGCGCACATCGGCACGGACCTGCTGCTCAACCAGGCCGTCGTGTACCGCGACCGGCGCGGCAAGTCGATCATGGCTGACGGCATGTCCGTCGGCCAGGACCTCCAGGCCGAGATGCTGGAGACGCACGGGGAGCTCAGCCTGCGCGGTGCCCAGATCGGCGTCTCGCTCAGCCTGCGCGGCAGCCGGCTCTCCAACGCGTACGGGAGCCGCGCGCTGAACGCGCCGCAGCTCACGGTCGAGCGCTCCCTCTATCTGACCCCCGCCGGTGTCGGCAATCCGCTCCAGACCAGCGGCACGACACCGGCCCGCGGCACCCGTGTGCAGCGCTTCGAGTGCCAGGGCGGGGTGCGGCTCGACGACGGCCGGTTCGGCGACGCCGTCGACCTCGACCAGGCGCGCTTCCACCTGGACAACGACCAGGAGGTGTCGCTGCGCCGCATCCAGACGCCCGAGCTGCGCTTCCTGTGCGAGCGGCCGCAGCGCGGGCGGGTCGTCCTGTCCGGCGCGAAGGTCGTCAACCTGATCGACAGGGCGGCGAGCTGGCCGGGCCCCGGCGGTCTGCGTGTGGGCGGCTTCACGTACGAGAACCTCATCCCCTCCGGCCCGTTCCCGCTGTCGCGGCGCCTCGAGTGGCTGTCGGCCGCGACGCCGGAGTACAGCCCGGAGCCGTACGAGAAGCTCGCGACCGTGCTGCGCAACAGCGGCGAGGACGCCGACGCGCGGGAGGTGCTGCTCGCCAAGCAGCGCCGCCGACGCGAGACGCTGCCGCCGGCCGCGAAGATCTGGGGGTACATCCAGGACTGGACGGTCGCCTACGGGTACCGGCCCGGGCGCGCCGCGGTGTGGATGGCCGTGCTGTGGGCGGCGAGCACCCTCGCCTTCTCCCACGCGTCACACCCGGCCATCAAACCGGGTGAGGCACCGCACTGGAGTCCGGCCCTGTTCTCGCTCGATCTGATCCTGCCGGTCATCGACCTGGGCCAGGACGGCTACTGGCAGCTCCAGGGCGGCTGGCAGTGGGCCGCGACCGTGCTGATCCTGCTCGGCTGGATCCTCGCCACGACGGTCGCCGCGGGGGCCACCCGGCTGCTCCGCAGAAACTGA
- the hisB gene encoding imidazoleglycerol-phosphate dehydratase HisB gives MSRVGRVERTTKETSVLVEIDLDGTGKVEVSTGVGFYDHMLDQLGRHGLFDLTVKTEGDLHIDTHHTIEDTALALGAAFKQALGDKVGIYRFGNCTVPLDESLAQVTVDLSGRPYLVHTEPENMAPMIGSYDTTMTRHILESFVAQAQIALHVHVPYGRNAHHIVECQFKALARALRYASERDPRAAGILPSTKGAL, from the coding sequence ATGAGTCGCGTAGGCAGAGTGGAACGCACCACCAAGGAGACCTCGGTCCTCGTCGAGATCGACCTCGACGGCACCGGCAAGGTCGAAGTCTCCACGGGCGTGGGCTTCTACGACCACATGCTCGACCAGCTCGGCCGCCACGGCCTCTTCGACCTCACGGTCAAGACCGAGGGCGACCTGCACATCGACACGCACCACACCATCGAGGACACCGCCCTCGCGCTCGGCGCCGCCTTCAAGCAGGCGCTCGGCGACAAGGTCGGCATCTACCGCTTCGGCAACTGCACCGTCCCGCTGGACGAGTCGCTCGCCCAGGTCACGGTCGACCTCTCCGGCCGCCCGTACCTGGTGCACACCGAGCCCGAGAACATGGCCCCCATGATCGGCTCCTACGACACGACGATGACCCGGCACATCCTGGAGTCGTTCGTCGCGCAGGCCCAGATCGCGCTGCACGTCCACGTCCCGTACGGGCGCAACGCGCACCACATCGTGGAGTGCCAGTTCAAGGCACTGGCCCGTGCGCTGCGTTACGCGTCCGAGCGCGACCCGCGCGCCGCGGGCATCCTTCCGTCCACGAAGGGCGCCCTCTAA
- the hisD gene encoding histidinol dehydrogenase encodes MISRIDLRGDALPEGPALRDLLPRADFDVQAALEKVRPICEAVHHRGDAALIDYAEQFDGVRLESVRVPAKALQDALEQLDPAVRAALEESIRRARIVHREQRRTTHTTQVVPGGSVTEKWVPVERVGLYAPGGRSVYPSSVIMNVVPAQEAGVESIALASPAQAEFGGLPHPTILAACALLGVDEVYAAGGATAVAMFAYGTESCAPANMVTGPGNIWVAAAKRYFTGLIGIDAEAGPTEIAVLADATADPAHVASDLISQAEHDPLAAAVLVTDSAELADAVEKELEPQVAATKHIDDRIVPALRGRQSAIVLVDGVDEGLRVVDAYGAEHLEIQTADAAAVAQRVKNAGAIFVGPWAPVSLGDYAAGSNHVLPTGGCACHSSGLSVQSFLRGIHIVDYTREALADVAHHVVTLAEAEDLPAHGAAIKARFEWKVPGQ; translated from the coding sequence GTGATCTCCCGAATCGATCTGCGCGGCGACGCCCTCCCCGAGGGCCCCGCACTGCGCGACCTGCTGCCCCGAGCCGACTTCGACGTTCAGGCCGCCCTCGAGAAGGTGCGCCCGATCTGTGAGGCCGTGCATCATCGTGGCGACGCGGCACTGATCGACTACGCGGAGCAGTTCGACGGGGTGAGGCTGGAATCCGTACGGGTTCCCGCCAAGGCCCTCCAGGACGCCCTGGAGCAGCTGGACCCCGCTGTCCGCGCGGCCCTGGAGGAGTCGATCCGCCGGGCCCGCATCGTCCACCGCGAGCAGCGCCGCACCACCCACACCACGCAGGTCGTCCCCGGCGGCTCGGTCACCGAGAAGTGGGTGCCCGTCGAGCGCGTCGGGCTGTACGCGCCGGGCGGCCGCTCGGTCTACCCGTCCTCCGTGATCATGAACGTGGTGCCCGCGCAGGAGGCCGGGGTGGAGTCGATCGCCCTCGCCTCGCCGGCCCAGGCCGAGTTCGGCGGCCTCCCGCACCCGACGATCCTGGCCGCGTGCGCGCTGCTCGGCGTCGACGAGGTGTACGCCGCGGGCGGCGCCACGGCCGTCGCGATGTTCGCGTACGGCACCGAGTCCTGCGCCCCGGCGAACATGGTCACCGGCCCCGGCAACATCTGGGTCGCGGCGGCCAAGCGCTACTTCACCGGCCTCATCGGCATCGACGCCGAGGCGGGCCCGACGGAGATCGCGGTCCTCGCCGACGCCACCGCCGACCCGGCGCACGTCGCGTCCGACCTGATCAGCCAGGCCGAGCACGACCCGCTCGCCGCCGCCGTCCTCGTCACCGACTCGGCGGAGCTCGCGGACGCCGTCGAGAAGGAGCTGGAGCCGCAGGTCGCGGCCACCAAGCACATCGACGACCGGATCGTCCCCGCCCTGCGCGGCAGGCAGTCCGCGATCGTCCTGGTCGACGGGGTCGACGAGGGCCTGCGGGTCGTCGACGCGTACGGCGCCGAGCACCTGGAGATCCAGACCGCCGACGCCGCCGCGGTCGCCCAGCGCGTGAAGAACGCCGGCGCGATCTTCGTCGGCCCCTGGGCACCGGTCTCCCTCGGCGACTACGCCGCGGGCTCCAACCACGTGCTGCCCACCGGCGGCTGCGCCTGCCACTCGTCCGGTCTGTCCGTCCAGTCCTTCCTGCGCGGCATCCACATCGTCGACTACACGCGCGAGGCCCTCGCCGACGTCGCCCACCACGTGGTCACGCTCGCCGAGGCGGAGGACCTGCCCGCGCACGGCGCGGCGATCAAGGCAAGGTTCGAATGGAAGGTTCCCGGCCAGTGA
- a CDS encoding histidinol-phosphate transaminase — translation MEGSRPVTGIDDLPVRDELRGKSPYGAPQLDVPVRLNTNENPYPLPGPLVERIAERVREAARDLNRYPDRDAVQLRTELAGYLTRTGGHHVGIENVWAANGSNEVIQQLLQTFGGPGRSAIGFEPSYSMHALIARGTGTGWISGPRSSDFTIDVEASVKAIAENRPDVVFITTPNNPTGSAVPPETVLALYEAAQAAKPSMVVVDEAYIEFSHGKSLLPLLEGRPNLVISRTMSKAFGAAGLRLGYLAAAPAVVDAVQLVRLPYHLSAVTQATALAALEHTDTLLGYVEQLKDERDRLVTELRAAGYEVTDSDANFVQFGRFEGEGAAHAVWQKILDRGVLVRDNGVPGWLRVSTGTPDENDAFLDAVRAIKKERNA, via the coding sequence ATGGAAGGTTCCCGGCCAGTGACCGGTATCGACGATCTGCCCGTGCGGGACGAGCTGCGCGGCAAGTCCCCGTACGGCGCCCCCCAGCTCGACGTACCCGTACGCCTGAACACGAACGAGAACCCCTACCCGCTGCCCGGCCCGCTCGTCGAGCGGATCGCGGAGCGCGTACGCGAGGCCGCCCGCGACCTCAACCGCTACCCCGACCGGGACGCGGTCCAGCTGCGCACCGAGCTCGCCGGCTATCTCACACGCACCGGTGGCCACCACGTCGGCATCGAGAACGTCTGGGCGGCCAACGGCTCGAACGAGGTCATCCAGCAGCTCCTGCAGACCTTCGGCGGCCCCGGCCGCAGCGCCATCGGCTTCGAGCCCTCGTACTCGATGCACGCCCTCATCGCGCGCGGCACCGGCACCGGCTGGATCTCCGGACCGCGCAGCTCGGACTTCACCATCGACGTGGAAGCGTCCGTGAAGGCCATCGCCGAGAACCGCCCGGACGTCGTCTTCATCACGACGCCCAACAACCCCACGGGCAGCGCGGTCCCGCCCGAGACGGTCCTCGCCCTGTACGAGGCCGCGCAGGCCGCCAAGCCGTCCATGGTCGTCGTCGACGAGGCCTACATCGAGTTCAGCCACGGGAAGTCCCTTCTCCCGCTGCTCGAAGGCCGGCCGAACCTCGTCATCTCACGCACGATGTCGAAGGCGTTCGGCGCGGCGGGCCTGCGCCTCGGCTACCTGGCCGCCGCCCCCGCCGTCGTCGACGCCGTCCAGCTGGTGCGCCTGCCGTACCACCTGTCGGCCGTCACCCAGGCCACGGCCCTCGCCGCCCTGGAGCACACCGACACGCTCCTCGGTTACGTCGAGCAGCTGAAGGACGAACGCGACCGCCTGGTGACCGAGTTGAGGGCGGCTGGCTACGAAGTGACCGACTCGGACGCCAACTTCGTGCAGTTCGGCCGGTTCGAAGGCGAAGGCGCCGCGCACGCGGTGTGGCAGAAGATCCTCGACCGGGGCGTCCTGGTCCGGGACAACGGCGTACCCGGGTGGCTGCGTGTCTCCACGGGCACCCCGGACGAGAACGACGCGTTCCTCGATGCGGTACGCGCAATCAAGAAGGAGCGGAACGCATGA
- the hisH gene encoding imidazole glycerol phosphate synthase subunit HisH yields MTSAKPAGTAGKKVVVFDYGFGNVRSAERALARAGADVEITRDFDTALNADGLLVPGVGAFAACMKGLKEARGDWIIDRRLAGGRPVMGICVGMQILFARGIEHGVEAEGLDEWPGTVEPLKAEIVPHMGWNTVRPPQDTELFAGLDSDARFYFVHSYAVQQWDFEVGNVHMRPPKVTWATHGEPFIAAVENGALWATQFHPEKSGDAGAQLLTNWIGTL; encoded by the coding sequence ATGACTTCAGCCAAGCCCGCCGGCACAGCCGGCAAGAAGGTCGTCGTCTTCGACTACGGGTTCGGCAACGTCCGTTCCGCCGAGCGTGCCCTGGCCCGCGCGGGCGCGGACGTCGAGATCACCCGCGACTTCGACACCGCACTCAACGCCGACGGCCTCCTCGTCCCCGGCGTCGGCGCCTTCGCCGCCTGCATGAAGGGCCTCAAGGAAGCGCGCGGCGACTGGATCATCGACCGCCGCCTGGCCGGCGGCCGCCCCGTGATGGGCATCTGCGTCGGTATGCAGATCCTCTTCGCGCGCGGCATCGAGCACGGCGTCGAGGCCGAGGGCCTCGACGAGTGGCCGGGCACGGTGGAGCCCCTCAAGGCCGAGATCGTCCCGCACATGGGCTGGAACACGGTCCGCCCGCCGCAGGACACCGAGCTCTTCGCCGGTCTCGACAGCGACGCCCGCTTCTACTTCGTGCACTCCTACGCCGTGCAGCAGTGGGACTTCGAGGTCGGCAACGTCCACATGCGCCCGCCGAAGGTCACCTGGGCCACGCACGGCGAGCCGTTCATCGCCGCCGTCGAGAACGGCGCACTGTGGGCGACACAGTTCCACCCCGAGAAGTCCGGCGACGCCGGCGCCCAGCTCCTCACGAATTGGATCGGAACCCTCTGA